The following proteins are co-located in the Fusobacteria bacterium ZRK30 genome:
- a CDS encoding CpsD/CapB family tyrosine-protein kinase has translation MEDKHISSKRKIFFKGDQDSHLAESLRVLRTNIHFMEEKENRVVVFTSTIPKEGKSTIAANYAMSVAISGEKVLLVDCDIRRPRAHSSFGIEIDHGMGSVLMGDKKVEDVILKNIEENLDILPSKHLRQNVTELFLGNKMKGLLKRLREKYDLIVLDTPPLTVATDAVILSEYSDGVVYVCGYDMVSKKELLQSKKMLDRARANIYGTVVNKIDKRGYSYGNYGYYNNNYSYYEEYIKGEK, from the coding sequence ATGGAAGATAAGCATATATCAAGTAAAAGAAAGATTTTTTTTAAAGGGGACCAGGATAGTCATCTGGCAGAATCTCTCAGGGTTCTAAGGACCAATATACATTTTATGGAAGAAAAAGAAAACAGGGTAGTTGTCTTTACAAGTACTATCCCGAAGGAAGGGAAGAGTACCATAGCTGCTAACTATGCCATGTCTGTAGCTATAAGTGGGGAAAAGGTGCTGTTGGTAGATTGTGATATAAGAAGACCCCGGGCTCACAGCAGTTTTGGAATTGAGATAGACCATGGTATGGGAAGCGTTCTTATGGGAGATAAAAAAGTAGAGGATGTAATCTTAAAAAATATAGAAGAAAATCTGGATATCCTCCCTTCTAAACATCTCAGGCAGAATGTAACTGAGTTATTTTTAGGAAATAAGATGAAAGGTTTATTAAAGAGACTTAGGGAAAAGTATGACCTTATAGTGCTGGATACACCTCCCCTTACAGTAGCTACAGATGCAGTAATTCTTTCAGAATATTCTGACGGAGTAGTGTATGTCTGCGGATATGATATGGTTTCCAAAAAAGAACTGCTCCAGTCTAAGAAGATGCTGGACAGAGCCAGGGCTAATATATACGGAACAGTAGTAAATAAAATAGATAAAAGAGGTTATTCATATGGAAATTATGGATATTATAACAATAATTATAGTTACTATGAGGAATATATAAAAGGGGAAAAATAA
- a CDS encoding Wzz/FepE/Etk N-terminal domain-containing protein produces MKRKKREEDLRYEWEEEDDDEIELMDLVFILIRSWKLIVMSALPVIVLGTIFAMTRPDIYQAEATLMVSSGQIYSINNLDNAEISKNQKLVSSYTEIAKSKSIMKNVIRKLDLDMEPDEIAKLLKVTSVNDTEFIKLSYTDKNAQRAALLTNEVAGEFILKIKKVMSFENLKIVEKASIPDKALPKKRTLILAVSMVLGVMIGVFVAFMMEFLHSKLRKPEDIEKIMGCSVLANIPDFNIEKAGEK; encoded by the coding sequence GTGAAGAGAAAAAAAAGAGAGGAAGATTTGAGGTATGAATGGGAAGAAGAAGATGATGATGAAATAGAGCTGATGGATCTGGTTTTCATCCTTATCAGAAGCTGGAAACTTATTGTGATGAGTGCATTGCCGGTAATTGTATTGGGGACTATTTTTGCCATGACAAGACCGGATATATATCAGGCTGAAGCCACTCTTATGGTATCCAGCGGACAGATCTATTCGATAAACAACTTAGATAATGCGGAGATCTCTAAAAATCAGAAATTAGTATCATCTTATACAGAGATAGCCAAGAGTAAGAGTATTATGAAAAATGTAATTAGGAAATTAGACCTGGATATGGAACCAGATGAGATAGCCAAATTATTGAAAGTGACTTCCGTAAATGATACGGAGTTTATTAAGCTGAGTTATACAGATAAAAATGCCCAAAGAGCTGCCCTTTTAACCAATGAGGTAGCGGGAGAATTTATTTTAAAGATAAAAAAAGTAATGAGCTTTGAAAATCTAAAGATTGTTGAAAAAGCATCGATACCCGATAAGGCTCTGCCTAAAAAAAGAACTCTTATATTGGCAGTTTCAATGGTATTAGGAGTTATGATTGGAGTTTTCGTAGCCTTTATGATGGAATTTTTACATAGTAAGTTAAGAAAACCTGAAGACATAGAAAAAATAATGGGGTGTTCAGTTTTAGCTAATATACCGGATTTTAATATTGAAAAGGCAGGAGAAAAATAA
- a CDS encoding CpsD/CapB family tyrosine-protein kinase: MPNEGKTTISSNYAMSEAVTGKKVILVNCDIRRFRPFSGLKMEITHGIESVLLGKKKIDEVVIKGFEENLDILPSKHLKGDITELFLGYRIKELLEELRKRYDLVVLDTPPLTIATDAAILSEYADGIVYVCGYNMVKKEKMLRTKKILQRAGAKIYGVVINKIDEKTYVNEYGYDEYKYYNNYIKK; the protein is encoded by the coding sequence ATACCCAATGAAGGGAAGACTACTATATCTTCTAATTATGCAATGTCAGAAGCCGTGACAGGTAAAAAGGTTATTTTGGTAAACTGCGATATAAGAAGGTTTAGACCTTTTAGCGGATTAAAAATGGAGATAACTCATGGGATAGAGAGTGTTCTTTTAGGAAAGAAAAAAATAGATGAGGTGGTTATAAAAGGGTTTGAAGAGAATTTGGATATTTTGCCCTCAAAGCACCTAAAGGGAGACATAACTGAATTATTTTTAGGGTATAGGATTAAGGAGTTATTGGAAGAGCTGAGAAAGAGATATGATCTGGTAGTATTGGATACACCTCCCCTTACTATAGCTACCGATGCGGCGATACTGTCAGAATATGCAGACGGAATTGTCTATGTATGTGGGTATAATATGGTGAAAAAAGAAAAAATGCTTCGTACAAAAAAAATTCTTCAGCGGGCAGGAGCTAAAATATACGGGGTAGTAATAAATAAGATAGATGAAAAAACCTATGTAAACGAATATGGATATGATGAATATAAATATTATAATAATTACATTAAAAAATAA
- a CDS encoding TolC family protein — protein sequence MKKKFMILALMTITSLNVFSKELNLEEALKIAENENPEIRRERITLDIKKLEEKKRMKAFLPVISLSMDEGDAPYDDNLNPFDKSVGVEARIYMPLFTGGKLTNEYKKSKLESEKISLTNILLKYDIRKDIIAKYFEVLNLNKQADILEGVNNTLNKQRERLEKLYNNNKLVKKSDVLRVKSDILSNEVTLLGVKQQSEIKTYELQILLGISMDEPLNIAEFDYKTLDLNKFLLEEDIAKALNEGSKVKKTEINLQESEIDVNIARAAYYPKVGLGFEKNFKRDSDGLDSYRIGVGFNWNVFNWGADMDTVAQNQYRVDQANIDLTKMKDEVKLELKEKYSNMITLSKQLEAQNIKVEIADENAEIDTLRYNNSLMSSFEYLDSIDKLRAAEEGYYTLQRELMLAIDTYENAWR from the coding sequence ATGAAAAAAAAATTTATGATACTGGCATTGATGACGATAACTTCATTAAATGTTTTTTCAAAAGAATTAAATTTAGAAGAAGCACTTAAGATTGCAGAAAATGAAAACCCGGAAATAAGAAGGGAAAGAATTACTCTGGATATAAAAAAACTAGAAGAAAAAAAGAGAATGAAAGCATTTTTACCTGTGATATCTCTCAGTATGGATGAAGGGGATGCACCATATGATGATAATTTGAACCCTTTTGACAAAAGTGTAGGAGTAGAAGCTAGAATTTATATGCCTCTTTTTACAGGTGGAAAGCTTACCAATGAATATAAAAAATCTAAATTGGAATCGGAAAAAATATCTTTGACCAATATTTTATTGAAATATGACATAAGAAAAGATATTATAGCAAAATATTTTGAGGTATTAAATTTAAATAAACAGGCGGATATTCTGGAAGGAGTCAACAATACCCTGAACAAGCAGAGGGAAAGATTGGAAAAACTTTATAATAACAATAAACTGGTAAAAAAATCAGATGTACTTAGGGTAAAGAGTGATATATTGAGTAATGAAGTGACACTTCTAGGTGTAAAACAACAGTCTGAAATAAAAACATATGAACTACAGATACTCTTAGGAATATCTATGGACGAACCTTTAAACATAGCAGAGTTTGATTATAAAACTTTGGATCTAAATAAATTTTTATTGGAAGAGGATATTGCCAAGGCATTGAATGAAGGAAGTAAGGTTAAAAAAACAGAGATAAATCTCCAAGAAAGTGAGATCGATGTAAATATAGCCAGAGCAGCGTACTATCCAAAGGTAGGATTGGGATTTGAAAAGAATTTCAAGAGAGACAGCGATGGACTGGATTCTTATAGAATAGGTGTAGGATTTAATTGGAATGTATTTAATTGGGGTGCAGATATGGATACTGTGGCTCAAAACCAATATAGGGTAGATCAGGCAAATATAGATCTGACAAAGATGAAGGATGAGGTAAAACTGGAACTCAAGGAAAAATACAGTAATATGATTACTCTATCTAAGCAGCTGGAAGCACAGAATATAAAGGTGGAAATAGCTGATGAAAATGCAGAGATAGATACACTGAGATATAATAACTCCCTTATGAGTTCATTTGAATATTTAGACAGTATAGATAAATTAAGAGCAGCAGAGGAAGGTTACTATACCCTCCAGAGGGAACTTATGTTAGCTATAGATACATATGAAAACGCGTGGAGATAA